One Brassica napus cultivar Da-Ae chromosome C4, Da-Ae, whole genome shotgun sequence genomic region harbors:
- the LOC106374435 gene encoding uncharacterized protein LOC106374435, translating into MVSMEALAMAGTDYQEWGLSVEEWELQESVVPPHLLADDSEKDEEEDYQNEDDRVFDGVEVKQSLTCDIRASVGKLIEESMSHIIVHLKLLKFLRHLLENFLFSHVLDFIL; encoded by the coding sequence ATGGTTTCCATGGAGGCTTTAGCGATGGCAGGAACCGATTATCAAGAATGGGGACTTAGTGTTGAGGAATGGGAGCTTCAAGAATCAGTAGTTCCGCCCCATTTGCTTGCAGATGATTCTGAaaaggacgaagaagaagattatCAAAATGAGGAtgatagagttttcgatggtgTAGAGGTTAAACAATCTCTTACTTGTGATATTCGAGCTTCGGTTGGGAAATTGATTGAAGAATCGATGTCACATATCATTGTTCACCTCAAGCTGCTTAAGTTCTTGAGACATCTTCTTGAGAACTTTTTGTTTAGCCATGTTcttgattttattttgtaa